The DNA segment TCGACGTATCAACCAAATAGATAATCGGGACATCCAACAATAATAGTGATTgataatttgataattttatattaatttattatattatcaGACTTATTATACGTATTGAAATACATCCATTTTCAAAAATGATATTATGATcaaaacttaaaattataattataatttttttattatttaaattatttttaattaaaaaaaaaaccgtGGAACCAACGAACCAACGAACCGTCGGCCTTTCTGCTCTCTCACCACCCTCCCACATCTCTCTTCCCCATTAACACTTAATTAGGCTCTAAAAATGTATTAACAAATTGATTATCCACTCCAGCTGGATCTGACCTCCGTCTCATCTTTCTTTCATGGAAAATGTAGAACAAGCATACTTTAATTAGTGTTGAAAAGGTTCAATCATGTCAGATAAGCTAAATGAATGTTTTGGGATCATTTCCACATCACAAAGGGCTTAGAAGTGTTGGCTTTTTTGATGTTGCTCCATAACTTAAGGTTACAATGATATCTAACTATTATGGTCTTATCTAGTAAGCTCACTCATTGTTAGGtaggtcaaaaaaaaaaattgacctaAGAGCTTGATGAATTTATTAGTAATATATGTCAATTTTCTCTTAATTAGGCTCATTTCAcacaaatatatttaattttttttttaaaaataattatattaatattcttaTCAATTCGgatatctcaataataataataataataataataataataataataataataataataataataataataatacaaatgAGGTTGGATCTTCCTTATCTAAAACTAGTGCCTAATTATGCTGCACTTGGAAGCCTCTCTCTAGAATCTTCCAGGCAGCATCTTTTGACAAATGAAACCCTCATGTGTGTTTTTTCATTTATTACACgagaaataaacaaaacaaaacaaaacaaaacacagGTCTCTATAACAACACATTGGACCTCATGACGCACTCGGCAGTAGTGCTGCCCGCATGCCCACCACTCTTTCTTTTAGCTCATGTAACCTCGTGCAACAGATGATGTTACAAGTCACAACCTCGAACATGCACTCGCACTCCCAGCATGACTCAACGCATGCAGCATAGTTGGAGAGCATCACAAGTGTTGACCACAAATTGCATGTTCTGATGCAGTAGACTGCACAAAGCTGCAGCTATTGCTTCTTCCATTATGATCAACACCACACCGACCACCTTCTCTTATCTCATAAACCTCACTCCCACTACCAACTTAATTTACTTGATTAATGTCCCTCTCGTCCTCCGCTAGCCAAACTCTCCGACTTGTGAACCACATTCCACTAGTGGAAGCGTTGGTGGTCGGTGAATGGAACGTCATGGGCGGCTGATCATTGGATGGAGACATACCATTTGCAGAGGCCGATTCTCTCGCGTCAGTGCGCGTGAGGATAGATTCTTTCCTCTACTTGTATATATGTATCCATCTCTGATCTCAATTGTTATCGAGTCAGTCGAGCATTGGAGTTCACTGTGTTTGGGTCGACAAACGTGTCGCAATGTTGTCGAGCAGAGTTCTTCTTGTCTTCTTGCTTCTTCCTTTAGCTGCCGCGACCGCACCGCCCGCCTCCGTCTCCCCCGCGGCGGCGTGCAGGTCCTCCTTCTATCCCAAGCTGTGTATCGCGCTCCTGTCGCCGTTGCGGTTCCCGTCGAACCAGTACGAGTACGGCAGGTACTCAGTCAAGCAGGCGCTGAAGCAGGCCCGCCGGACTGCTACCATTCTCGACCGCTACCTCTCCGGATCCAGCGGTGGCGCCAGGGCCCACCGCGCCGTCGGGGGCGGCGGGGCCCTCGAGGACTGCCGCGAGCTGGCGGGCCTCAACGCCGAGTACTTGGCGGCGGTGCAGGCGGAGCTAGGGCGGGGGGCGAGGATGCTGGACGCGGCCGGGGTGGGGCGGGTTCGGGCGCTGATGAGCGCCGTGGTCACGAACCAGCAGACGTGCTACGACGGGCTGGAGGCGTCCCGGGAATTCCCCGAGCTGCAGGGCGCCCTCGCGGACCAGACCCAGCTGTACGGCGTGTCGCTCGGCCTGGTCACCACTGCGTTGGGGCGCAGGGCCGTCCCCGGGGTCGGGACGAACGCCGGGTCGGACTCCAGGACAGGTGAGGTTAACATGCCGCCATGATAACTCTTTCTTGACTTCCACCATGCGGACGGAAAAGTAGCCGACGTGCATGGTCGAGCGTGCATGAAACCCACGGGTGGGGACCCCACTTGCTTCGGTCCTCACGTGTCACGCGAGCCAACGGCGGGGCCCGCCGCAATGGACATCTTGAGGCCAAGAATCGCTGCGGATCTATCCCTCTCAGATTCCACATGCGACATGATGGATATAATATTCCTTTCCCCCTTACGATCCTCTTTCGCAGGCACTACCGGTGATCAAAGTTCGCCGCCGAAAGGTTTTCCGGCGATAGGGAGGATCCTTGTTGAAGGGGACCGCGAAATCGTGCCGGTGAACGCATCACAGTCGGTGACGGTGGCCAAAGATGGGAGCGGGAACTTCACAACGGTCGGAGACGCCGTCTTGTCCGCCCCAAACGACACCTCCGCCGACGGTGGCTACTTCGTTATCTACATAAGCGAAGGCGTTTACCACGAGAACGTGATCGTTCCCATCAACAAGAAGAACCTGATCTTGATCGGATCGGGGATCAACCGCACCATAATCACGTCGAACCACAACGTGGCTGATAGATGGACGACCTTCAATTCTGCCACATTCGGTGAGAACATACGCAACTCCGAACCCTTTTGATGCTACTGACGTGCGTCTTCTGCAAAGGATGCGATGATGGAATCTTTCCGTGTGCATTGCAGCAGTGAACGCGGAGCGCTTCATAGCTGTCGGCATCACCTTCGAGAACTCGGCGGGGCCGGGGAAGTACCAGGCGGTGGCGGTGCGGAACAGCGGGGACCTCTCCATCTTTTACCGCTGCAGCTTCCTGGGCTACCAGGACACGCTCTACGTGCACATCCTCCGCCAGTTCTACCGTGACTGCGACATCTACGGCACCGTCGACTTCATCTTCGGCAACGCCGCCTCGGTGTTCCAGGACTGCAACATCTACGCGCGCAGGCCGCTGCGGGGCCAGTCCAACGTGGTGACGGCGCAGGGCCGGACCATGCCGGACCAGGCAACCGGCATCTCCATCCATAACTGCACCGTCAGCGCCGCGCCCGACCTCGCGGCCGATCCGAGGTTCGCCAGGACCTTCCTCGGCCGTCCGTGGAAGGAGTACTCACGGACGGTGTACATGCAGTCGTTCATCGACGGCGTGGTGGATCCGGCGGGGTGGCTGGAGTGGAACGGCAGCTTTGCGCTCAGCACGTTGTACTACGGCGAGTACGCGAACTACGGTCCCGGGGCCAATACAAGCTGCCGGGTCAAATGGCCTGGCTACAGCTTGATGAACTCCATGGACGCTCTCAACTTTACCGTGTATAACTTCACTGCAGCAGTCCCCTGGTTGTCTTCGACCTCTGTACCTCATTCCGGCGGGCTGCTCTAAGGAGACATGAGCAGCATTGTGATGTTTATATATAGTGATCGACGTTATAATGTGAAACCCAAACACTTCAGTGTCGAAGCTCACAATCAGATGCCAGTCAACGCATCAACTGTAAAATACGTCACCAAGTCTTGCCCTTCCTAATGGTCGACATGCACGCAGTGAGCATCGCAAACGGGCAACGTATCATCTACAAGCTATTGGATCAGACGGGGATTGACCACTGAATTTAGCGAACCGAACGAACACCTCAAACCTCTTCTTTTCCAAGGAAGAACGGACGGCAATGCTATAGATCTCATCCGATTGCCTCGCAATGAAGCCATCGAGCACAGAGGAAAGCAGAGACGGAGGAAGGAAGCAGATCCGTGAGATCTCCGAGATTTGTGGTAACAATGTCTTCATTACGGGGATCTTCTCCCATGTCGGGGCGTCGGAGGGAAGAAAAGCGGCAGACGCAAACGAAGCGTCTTATGATGGCCGGCGCAACCACCTCCGTCATGCTGATCCTTGAAGTGGTCGGTGTCGCCGCGGTTCAGtgcaaatccaaccaatcggccgAGTCGAGTCTTTCCGGCAGCGGCTCAGCCTCCACGGCGCAGTTCCGCACCACCTCGGCCATTCAGGCGATATGTACACAGACCAACTATAAGAGCACCTGCGAGTCGACCCTGAAGAAGTACGTCAACGAGAGCTCGGCGCCCAAGGACCTCGTCAGGGCTGCCGTCTTAGCCGTCGTCGACGGGGTCGGCGAGGCCTTCAATATCTCTGACTCGATCCAGTCCGACGATCTGAAGGAGAAGGGCGCCGATCGCGGACTGCAAGGAAATTCACCAATATGCACTGTACGACCTAGAGAAAACGCTGGGGATCATCGATGCCCACCACCTGGACCAGCTCCCCCACAAAGTCCACGAGCTGAAGAACTGGCTGGGCGGCACGATGGCCGACCAGCAGACGTGCATCGACGGCTTCCCTGAAGGGGAGCTGAAGTCTAAGATGCAGGCAGCGATGGACTCCGCCATGGACATCACCAGCAATGCTCTGGCTATATCCGGGAAGATATCCTCCTTCCTCAATCTCATTCAAGCCACCGGCTTCAGCCGTCGTCTTCTCGAAGCAGAGCCCGCGGAGCCCGGCCGGTACGTGGACAGTAATCCTTCATGGGTGTCCCACGGCGACCGGAAGCTCCTCCAGACTCCAGCCACGCTTCAATTCACGCCCAATGTTACAGTCGCCAAGGATGGAAGTGGAAACTTCACCGCCTTATCAGAGGCAGTCGTTCAAGTACTGAGGAAATTTGACGAAAGGTATACTCTTCGCCAAGTGACGATCTCGTCGAATAATATTGTGCAGCTTGAGTTTGATTCTCGTCATTGTTCTTCTATGGTGTGGCAAGGTATGTAATCTATGTGAAGGAGGGAGTATACAGCGAATATGTATGGTAATGATTACAGATAATctattataagaataataaaaatataaatcttaaaatcttttatccaaaatccaaataataatattaaaaataattataatataaggaTTATATTATTGTGCACCATATGTCtacctgagatgagaatactactTAGATAATTAAGAATAGTTTTTTTACGTTATcttgtttcttcctttttcttctcttatttttttttttttttttttttatcattttctcctttttttttaatcaagttaCTATTATAGTTTTCTGTCTCTACAGTTTTCTGCCTATGGTTTTTCTCCTAATTTTTTTTGCAGCTTTCGcaacactttttttctttttctagcctCCACCTGATTAAGGTTTTTAAGTTAAAAAGAGGTGAGCTATGGGCTATTAAAATTATGGACTGAACTCATGGGCTATCGGCTATTAAAGCCCAAGCTGTACGTCTACCGCCATCGTCACTTTTACGGCAACTGCCCCATCAGCGGCACCATCGACTTCATCTTCAGCGTCGCCGCCGCTGTCTTCCGGCTTCCTGACCGTGCGCCGTCCACAAGCTCACCATGGGACCGTCGTCTTCGCCCAGAGCCGCGTCAGAGTAGAAGAGTCCACCGGCTTCATCAGCCAGAACTGTAGCTTCGTCGCCGTCCCGGCCCTCACCGACGCCACCCCCAAGGTCCGCTGCATCCTTGGCCGCCCGTGGAATGCCTTCTCCACCACCATCATCATGGAGTCCAACATCAGCGGGTTCATCGACCCCGAAGGATACATACCCATGAACGGCGACATTGACCTCAACACCTCGTCCTACTTCGAGTTCAACAACAAGGGCCTCGATGCCGACACCTCGAAGGGCGTGAAGTGGCCGGGTGTGAAGACGATCAGCTGGGAGCAGGCCAAGGCTTACACCGTCGAAGAATTCTTTCATGGACGGGAATGGATCCCGAGTTGATACGCCGGCACACTTGTTGACTTCCGTTTGTACGGTTTCTACGGATAACACTCTACAAATCAGAACTTAGGAAATCTACGGACAATCTTTAAGACTCAAAAACTTTTGTTAACATGAAAAATTATCATCTCTTTAATCTTCGAACCTATTGATTGACTGCATAACTttaaattccaaaaaaaaatatattttggatTCATCCGaaatacatatttatattagCTGAAAAAACATAATATAAGTTTTTTTAAATAAGAAACGAATTAATTATAGCCCAACAAATCTTCTCATCCTCATTTATACATCAACCActcatctatttatcttaatataaATCTATATCTTTTGTATTTAAtcgtttaaattaattttatcacaCCCAATTAACTTAAAATAGATGTAACTTAGAAATTATATTTGGAAAGAATAAAACTTTTGTAAAGATGTCGGCAAGCTATTCTTCAGTGCTATAGTAGtccatttaaatttttttctttatcaatCAGTTCACAAATAAAATAATGTTAAACTTCGATATGTTtggtgcattcgtggaaaacagaATTCTTCATTGTAATAGTAGACTTCTTGTCATTGTAAATTTTAGTTGGTCCATCTTATTTTTCTTGAAGATTTATTGGAATTCTTTAAAGCTAAATTATTATTTGACATATTGTACTTATAACCGTAACATACTCCATGTTAAAGCTTGAGAGAGCAAtatatttttgctttttttgtTATTCATGATATTAATCTTGAGTCAAGGTTAAGCACAAATCCtaaagtatttttttattatttacataaTCAACACAATTATTATCAATATAAGAATACAACTTAAAATTTTTTACTTGCTTATAAGGAATATCATAATTGAGAGTTCTCTTGATGTATCTAAAAACTATTTTAGACATTCTAAAGTAATGCTTATTAGGGTTGTGCATGAATTTGTATAACAAACTAATTACAAATATAATATCCGATGAATTTATGAAATAAATTAACCCTAACATAAGTTATGATTAGGGGGTAATGCAGAATATATTTTGAAAGAAAAGTCAACAATACAATTGTATTTACTGGAATGAGTTTTTCAAATAGAAAAGGAACGAACTCACAATAaaactttaataaaataaaatcacaaatggatatagaaagttcaccaccctactgataataaacaaggatacaaaactgaaaatAAAAGGCTCACCATTCAAGGAAATAttcaagagatacaaagtttaaaagagaactccaagagagcttatGTCAATATCtttcagtttctaaagttctttctaacccctaaataccaaaataaggaattttgaaattaagtattttatagCTGGTAACTAACttttttaatgcattccttagttACGAAGAAAAGTATATTGAAACAATTGTAACTTATCTAAAGAATATGCTAATGAGTTATTATATTTGAGTGAGCCTAAGTTGAAAATTATGAGATAACATTTTGagctataaaaaatatcatagtaTCAACAAGATCCATATGAGCATATTGTTGCAAATTAGTCACTCCAGTATAAGtttatcatttatattcattGGAGCTTATAAGTTGTCATATAAAACTTTTTTAACAAATCTTTATCATATTTTTCTTGGCACgagaaaatttcatttgaatcttgaataatttttatttctaGAAAATAATGTAAAAACCTCATATGAGTCATTTcaaatttttcttaaattcaaaaagtATATCTAGTGAATTTTTAATATGAATtctatcatccatatataatcaAATAATAAGAATTTTCATACCATaagcttttatatataaatttggctcatttaaaatttttaaaaaattatattaaagaaaaTACTTATTAATTCTATTATACTATATCCTTGATGCCTGTTTCAAACCATATAATACTCTATCAAGTTATAGACTTTATCTTCTTATTCTTTAATTTCAAATCCTTCAAGCTACCTTACATAAATCTTTTCAGTAACTTTCTATCGAAGAAGACTAAttaacatcaaattgataaacatgcCATCT comes from the Musa acuminata AAA Group cultivar baxijiao chromosome BXJ2-8, Cavendish_Baxijiao_AAA, whole genome shotgun sequence genome and includes:
- the LOC135619787 gene encoding pectinesterase-like isoform X1, giving the protein MLSSRVLLVFLLLPLAAATAPPASVSPAAACRSSFYPKLCIALLSPLRFPSNQYEYGRYSVKQALKQARRTATILDRYLSGSSGGARAHRAVGGGGALEDCRELAGLNAEYLAAVQAELGRGARMLDAAGVGRVRALMSAVVTNQQTCYDGLEASREFPELQGALADQTQLYGVSLGLVTTALGRRAVPGVGTNAGSDSRTGTTGDQSSPPKGFPAIGRILVEGDREIVPVNASQSVTVAKDGSGNFTTVGDAVLSAPNDTSADGGYFVIYISEGVYHENVIVPINKKNLILIGSGINRTIITSNHNVADRWTTFNSATFAVNAERFIAVGITFENSAGPGKYQAVAVRNSGDLSIFYRCSFLGYQDTLYVHILRQFYRDCDIYGTVDFIFGNAASVFQDCNIYARRPLRGQSNVVTAQGRTMPDQATGISIHNCTVSAAPDLAADPRFARTFLGRPWKEYSRTVYMQSFIDGVVDPAGWLEWNGSFALSTLYYGEYANYGPGANTSCRVKWPGYSLMNSMDALNFTVYNFTAAVPWLSSTSVPHSGGLL
- the LOC108953528 gene encoding probable pectinesterase/pectinesterase inhibitor 58; its protein translation is MSSLRGSSPMSGRRREEKRQTQTKRLMMAGATTSVMLILEVVGVAAVQCKSNQSAESSLSGSGSASTAQFRTTSAIQAICTQTNYKSTCESTLKKYVNESSAPKDLVRAAVLAVVDGVGEAFNISDSIQSDDLKEKGADRGLQGNSPICTLPHKVHELKNWLGGTMADQQTCIDGFPEGELKSKMQAAMDSAMDITSNALAISGKISSFLNLIQATGFSRRLLEAEPAEPGRYVDSNPSWVSHGDRKLLQTPATLQFTPNVTVAKDGSGNFTALSEAVVQVLRKFDESPSCTSTAIVTFTATAPSAAPSTSSSASPPLSSGFLTVRRPQAHHGTVVFAQSRVRVEESTGFISQNCSFVAVPALTDATPKVRCILGRPWNAFSTTIIMESNISGFIDPEGYIPMNGDIDLNTSSYFEFNNKGLDADTSKGVKWPGVKTISWEQAKAYTVEEFFHGREWIPS
- the LOC135619787 gene encoding pectinesterase-like isoform X2 — translated: MLSSRVLLVFLLLPLAAATAPPASVSPAAACRSSFYPKLCIALLSPLRFPSNQYEYGRYSVKQALKQARRTATILDRYLSGSSGGARAHRAVGGGGALEDCRELAGLNAEYLAAVQAELGRGARMLDAAGVGRVRALMSAVVTNQQTCYDGLEASREFPELQGALADQTQLYGVSLGLVTTALGRRAVPGVGTNAGSDSRTGTTGDQSSPPKGFPAIGRILVEGDREIVPVNASQSVTVAKDGSGNFTTVGDAVLSAPNDTSADGGYFVIYISEGVYHENVIVPINKKNLILIGSGINRTIITSNHNVADRWTTFNSATFVNAERFIAVGITFENSAGPGKYQAVAVRNSGDLSIFYRCSFLGYQDTLYVHILRQFYRDCDIYGTVDFIFGNAASVFQDCNIYARRPLRGQSNVVTAQGRTMPDQATGISIHNCTVSAAPDLAADPRFARTFLGRPWKEYSRTVYMQSFIDGVVDPAGWLEWNGSFALSTLYYGEYANYGPGANTSCRVKWPGYSLMNSMDALNFTVYNFTAAVPWLSSTSVPHSGGLL